CGAGATCTCGGGCATCTTCAGCCAGCGCTATTTCGACGGAAAGTTCGGCGTTGCGCTGACCGGGAGCTACCAGGAACGCGACTTCGGCTTCAGCCAGGTCGGCGTGCCCAACGGCTGGCGTCCGTTCCGCGGCGACGAGAACAACTGGGGCACCATTCCGCAGCCGGGCACGCCGGGCTCGGAGAACATCACCAACCGCCCCGGTCCGACCGACATCTATTCGGTTCCGCAGAACCTCAACTACAGCGTCAACGGCGTGCAGCGCCAGCGCACCAACGGCCAGATGACCCTGCAGTGGCAGCCGGTCGACAACGTCACCACGACGCTCGACTACACCTACTCCGAGAACAAGATCCAGCAGCAGCGCAACGAGCTGTCGGTGTGGTTCAACTACGGCCCGTCGGTCTCCTCCTGGACCGATGGCCCGGTGGCCGCGCCGCTGATCTACAAGGAAATCATCAATCCGGCCACCAGCGACGTCTCGATGGGCGGCATGCGCCTGGCCAACGTCAACGAGAACAAGTCGCTCGGCTTCAACGTCGACTGGCAGGTCAACGACGCCCTCGACCTGTCGCTGGACTACCACAATTCCTCGGCAGAGACGCGCCCGGACAGCCCGTGGGGCTCTGCCGGCGTGCTGGGCATGTCGGCGTTCGTGCGCGGCGACACCACCGCGGACTTCAGCCGCGACTTCCCGGTGCTGACCATCGCGCTTCCGCCGGGCGTGGCGCAGGTTGATCCGTCGCAGGCGCTGGTGTCCGGTTCGGTGTTCAACAACGCCTACAACAAGTCGGAGATCGAACAGACCCAGGTCAAGGGCCGGTTCGAATTCGGCGAGTACTCCGGGCTCGACTTCGGCGCGTCCTATACCGATGTCGAGAACCGCACCGCGTTCGGCTTCATGCAGCGCGATACCTGGGGCGGCGTCGGCACAGCAGCCGATTACGACGACAGCATCTTCTCCCCGGACAACATGGGGGACTACTTCGAGAGCTTCTCCGGCCACAACGATCCGGCCTTTACCGACCGCTTCCTGCTGTTCGATTTCGATCGCCTGCGGGCCCGCGCGGCGGAGCTGACCGGTCACCCCGAGTGGTACCGGGCGCCGGACGCGTTCACCCGCGACCTGCGCACGGAAGAGAAGTCCACCGGCGGCTACATGCAGTACACGACGACCTTCAACTGGTCGATGCCGCTGAACCTGGCGGCGGGCGTGCGCTACGAGAAGACCGAGGTGACCTCGTCGGCGCTGGTGCCCAACGCCACCGGGATTTCGTGGAGCGCGGCGAACGAGCTCAATCTCAACTTCGGCGATCCGGGCTTTGCCACCCTGCGGGGCGAATACGACTACTGGCTGCCGAACCTGGACGCCAGCCTCGACATCACCGACAGCATCATCCTTCGCGGCAGCTACAGCCAGACCATCGGCCGGCCGGGCTGGGCGGACATTCAGGGCGGACGCACGCTCGACCAGATCGTGCGCGTCGACGGCGGCACCGGCACCCAGGGCGATCCGACCCTCAAGCCGCTGCTGTCGGACAACTTCGACCTGTCGTTCGAGTGGTACTTCGCCGAGTCGAGTTACGTGTCGGTGGGCTACTTCCGCAAGGACATCGAGAACTACATCGGTACCTCGCAGATCGTCGACGTCGGCGGCAGCGACGGCGAGACGCCGTTCAACCTGCACACGCCGGTGGGCGGCGGTTACTGGAACGCGGCGTTGGCCAACGGCTGCCCGCAGGCGGACGTGGTGTGCATCCGCAACTACATCCTGGGCAACTTCAACGGCCAGCCGGGTGTGACCGCGACCGGCACCGACGCCAACGGCAACATGACCGGCACGATCAACGGGCTGGCCAGCGACCCGCTGGCAAGCTTCAGGATCACCACGCCGGCCAACAAGCAGGACTCCACGCTCGACGGCTGGGAATTCAACGTCCAGCACGTGTTCGGCGAGACCGGCTTCGGCATCGCCGCCAACTACACGATCGTCGACAGCCCGGACCTGAACTACGACAACGCCGTGCTCGGCGGACAGTTCGCCCTGGTCGGCCTCAGCGACTCGGCCAACCTGGTGCTGTTCTACGAGAAGTACGACTGGTCGGTCCGCACCGCCTACAACTGGCGCGACCAGTTCCTGTCCGCGGTGTTCGACGGATCGGGCATTCCGAACCCGAACTACGTCGATGACTACGGCCAGCTCGACATCAGCATCGGCTACCAGATCAACGAGCAGATGTCGGTGCAGTTCGAGGGCATCAACATCACCGACGAGACGGTGCGCGTGTTCGGTCGCAACGAGCGGCAAACGCTGTTCGCCACCCAGAACGGGCCACGCTACATGCTCGGTTTCCGCTACCAGTTCTGATGTTCGCAAGCGTCGGGAGTCGCCGGTACGCCGGCGGCTCCCGTTCGCTGTCCAGGGGAGGGTGCCACGCTAACTGACGTGGCCAGGGGGACGATTTGAGTCAGGCGGTAAAGCACGTTGTGATCCTGGGCGGTGGCTCGGCAGGCTGGCTGACGGCGGCGGTACTGGCCGCCGACCACAACGCGGCCTCCGGCACCGGCCTGAAAGTAACCCTGATCGAGTCGCCTGACGTGGCCACCATTGGTGTTGGCGAGGGCACCTGGCCGACGATGCGCGACACCCTGCGCAGGACCGGCGTCACCGAGACCGACTTCATCCGCGAGTGCGACGGTGCCTTCAAGCAGGGCTCGAAGTTCGCCCGCTGGACCGAAGATCGCGACGACGATTACTACTACCACCCGTTCGTGCTGCCGCAGGGCTACCTGGAGACGAATGTCGTCGCCGGCTGGATGCAGCACGCGCAGGTGCCGTTCGGCAAACTGGTGAGCTTCCAGCCGCACCTGTGCGAGGCCGGCAAGGCGCCCAAGCAGTTCTCCACGCCCGAATGGGCCGCGGTGGCCAACTACGCCTATCACCTCGACGCCGGCAAGCTCGGCGTGTTCATGCGCAAGCACTGCATCGAACGCCTCGGCGTGCGCCATGTCAGCGACCACATGACCGGGGTCAACGCACACGACAACGGCGATATCGCCTCGCTGCAGACGCGCGACAACGGCGCCATCGAAGGCGACCTGTTCATCGACTGCACGGGCATGCGCGCGCTGCTGATCGGCCAGCACTACGGCATCGACATCCAGTCGCAGAAGCATGTCCTGTTCAACGACCGCGCCATCGCGTTGCAGGTGCCGTACGCCGATCCGCGCCAGGAGATCGCCTGCCAGACCATCTCCACTGCGCAGAGCAGCGGCTGGGTCTGGGACATCGGCCTGCAGACGCGCCGCGGTGTCGGCCACGTCTACTCGAGCACGCACACGACCGACGAGGCGGCGGCCGACGAACTGCTGAAGTACGTGAAGGCCACCGGCGGGCGCGAGCATGACATCTACACGCTGCCGAAGATCACCATCCGCCCGGGCTACCGGCCCAAGTCCTGGCACCGCAACTGCGTCGCGATTGGTCTGTCGAGCGGGTTCATGGAACCGCTGGAGGCGTCGTCGCTGGTGCTGGTGGAGCTGGCGGCCGGGATGCTGAGCGACCAGCTGCCGGCCACCCGCGGCGACATGGACATCGTTGCGGCCCGCTACAACGACTCGTTCCAGTACCGATGGGAGCGGGTGGTCGACTTCCTCAAGCTGCACTACGTGCTGACCAGGCGCACCGACACCGACTACTGGCGCGACAACTGCCGGCCCGAATCGATCCCGGACCGGTTGAAGGAACTGTTGCAGCTGTGGCGCCACCAGCCGCCGTCGCGCTACGACCTGTACCGGGTGGAGGAAGTGTTCCCGTCGGCCAGCTACCAGTACATCCTTTACGGGATGGGCTTCCACCCCGACCCGCGCCCGACGACGCGGCGAATGGACGATGTCGCGCGCGCCGAAAGCTACTTCCGCGAGGCGGCCGAGCTGACCCGCAAGATGCTCGCGGCGCTGCCGGGACATCGCGAGATGCTCGACCACGTCATGACGCGGGGGATGTCGCGGATCTAGGGCCGCGGATCCAGGGTCGCGGCCGCGCGCAGGGACGCCCCGGCGGCATAGGATAGGAACTCACGCGTTTGCCAGGACACACCAGGGCCATGCCGAACCACGTACTGCTCAACAACATCGATCACATGAGCCTTCGCGTCGATACCGGGCACGACCCCGCGCTGGGCGACGATGTCATGTTCACCGTCACGTTCCCGGCGGAGTTCCGCAACGTCCAGGCGCATTACCCGATCGTGTTCCACAAGGACGCGCAGGGAGAGCTGCAGCCGGTGGCACTGTTCGGCTTCCATCAGGGCAATCAAGGGCAGGGCAGCAACCTGTTCCTCGATGGCGGACGCTGGGACGCGAGCTACGTGCCGCTGGCGATCGAGCGCCAGCCGTTCCTGATCGGTCGCGATGGCGAGGAACTGATGGTGCACATCGACCTCGACCACCCTCGCGTGCGCAGCGACCGCGGCGAGATGCTGTTCCGCGACCAGGGCGGCACCACCGACTACCTCGACCGCATCACCTCGGTGCTGATGACGCTGCACGATGGCCTGGGCAGCACGCCGGCGTTCATGGAGGTACTGCTGCGGCACAACCTCATCGAGTCGTTCACCCTGGATGTCGAGCTCGATGACCGCTCGCTCAACCGGCTGGTCGGCTTCTACACCATCAATGAAGAACGGCTGCGCGCACTCGATGCCGATGCCGTCAACGAGCTGCACCGCGCCGGTTACCTGGAGCCGGTGTACATGGTGGTCGCGTCGGTTTCGCGCTTCCGTGACCTGATCGCGCGGATGAATCGCCGCCATGCTGCAGGGCACTAGCGCCATTCCCGAGCGGGCGGGCGTTGATCCGCACGCCATCCCGCAGGAGCTGCTGCAGTCCGGCGAGCCCATCGTGCTGCGCGGACTGGTCGCGCAGTGGCCGATGGTGCAGGCCGGCCGCGAATCCGCCGAAGCAGCGGTCAGCTACCTGGCCGGCTTCGAGCGTCCACAAGCGCCGCCGGTGGTCGCCACCGTCGGTCCGCCGGAGATCGGCGGGCGCTTTTTCTACAACGACGACATGAGCGGCTTCAACTTCCGCCAGGAGAAGGTGCCGCTCGGCGTGGCCCTCAAGACCCTGCTGAAGTACGCGCAGCAGGACACGTCGCCTGCGATCTACATCGGCTCGACCACCATCGATACCTGGCTGCCCGGGTTCCGCACGGGCAACGACCTGTCGATCCCCGGCGCCGAACCGCTGGCCAGTATCTGGATCGGCAACCGCACCCGCATCGCCGCGCACCAGGACGTCCCCGACAACCTGGCCTGCGTCGTGGCGGGCCGTCGCCGCGTGACCCTGTTCCCGCCGGCGCAGCTGCCCAACCTGTACATCGGTCCGCTCGATCACACGCCGGCCGGGCAGCCGATCAGCCTGG
Above is a genomic segment from Lysobacter sp. S4-A87 containing:
- a CDS encoding TonB-dependent receptor; protein product: MKQSRVAPKRTLLTSALLLALSQPLYAQQSTSSTEAGQRSATVDEDARTLDTVVVQGIRGSLTSSMNLKRDSQGVVDGIVAEDIGKFPDTNLAESLQRISGVSIDRSLGEGARVTVRGIGPDYNMVMLNGRQMPASSNANGAGVSNSRAFDFANLASEAISSVEVYKTSRASIPPGGIGATINIRTARPLESEPVINVGMKAVHDTSNGNLPDSLQGHDITPEISGIFSQRYFDGKFGVALTGSYQERDFGFSQVGVPNGWRPFRGDENNWGTIPQPGTPGSENITNRPGPTDIYSVPQNLNYSVNGVQRQRTNGQMTLQWQPVDNVTTTLDYTYSENKIQQQRNELSVWFNYGPSVSSWTDGPVAAPLIYKEIINPATSDVSMGGMRLANVNENKSLGFNVDWQVNDALDLSLDYHNSSAETRPDSPWGSAGVLGMSAFVRGDTTADFSRDFPVLTIALPPGVAQVDPSQALVSGSVFNNAYNKSEIEQTQVKGRFEFGEYSGLDFGASYTDVENRTAFGFMQRDTWGGVGTAADYDDSIFSPDNMGDYFESFSGHNDPAFTDRFLLFDFDRLRARAAELTGHPEWYRAPDAFTRDLRTEEKSTGGYMQYTTTFNWSMPLNLAAGVRYEKTEVTSSALVPNATGISWSAANELNLNFGDPGFATLRGEYDYWLPNLDASLDITDSIILRGSYSQTIGRPGWADIQGGRTLDQIVRVDGGTGTQGDPTLKPLLSDNFDLSFEWYFAESSYVSVGYFRKDIENYIGTSQIVDVGGSDGETPFNLHTPVGGGYWNAALANGCPQADVVCIRNYILGNFNGQPGVTATGTDANGNMTGTINGLASDPLASFRITTPANKQDSTLDGWEFNVQHVFGETGFGIAANYTIVDSPDLNYDNAVLGGQFALVGLSDSANLVLFYEKYDWSVRTAYNWRDQFLSAVFDGSGIPNPNYVDDYGQLDISIGYQINEQMSVQFEGINITDETVRVFGRNERQTLFATQNGPRYMLGFRYQF
- a CDS encoding tryptophan halogenase family protein yields the protein MSQAVKHVVILGGGSAGWLTAAVLAADHNAASGTGLKVTLIESPDVATIGVGEGTWPTMRDTLRRTGVTETDFIRECDGAFKQGSKFARWTEDRDDDYYYHPFVLPQGYLETNVVAGWMQHAQVPFGKLVSFQPHLCEAGKAPKQFSTPEWAAVANYAYHLDAGKLGVFMRKHCIERLGVRHVSDHMTGVNAHDNGDIASLQTRDNGAIEGDLFIDCTGMRALLIGQHYGIDIQSQKHVLFNDRAIALQVPYADPRQEIACQTISTAQSSGWVWDIGLQTRRGVGHVYSSTHTTDEAAADELLKYVKATGGREHDIYTLPKITIRPGYRPKSWHRNCVAIGLSSGFMEPLEASSLVLVELAAGMLSDQLPATRGDMDIVAARYNDSFQYRWERVVDFLKLHYVLTRRTDTDYWRDNCRPESIPDRLKELLQLWRHQPPSRYDLYRVEEVFPSASYQYILYGMGFHPDPRPTTRRMDDVARAESYFREAAELTRKMLAALPGHREMLDHVMTRGMSRI
- a CDS encoding SapC family protein, with product MPNHVLLNNIDHMSLRVDTGHDPALGDDVMFTVTFPAEFRNVQAHYPIVFHKDAQGELQPVALFGFHQGNQGQGSNLFLDGGRWDASYVPLAIERQPFLIGRDGEELMVHIDLDHPRVRSDRGEMLFRDQGGTTDYLDRITSVLMTLHDGLGSTPAFMEVLLRHNLIESFTLDVELDDRSLNRLVGFYTINEERLRALDADAVNELHRAGYLEPVYMVVASVSRFRDLIARMNRRHAAGH
- a CDS encoding cupin-like domain-containing protein, with translation MLQGTSAIPERAGVDPHAIPQELLQSGEPIVLRGLVAQWPMVQAGRESAEAAVSYLAGFERPQAPPVVATVGPPEIGGRFFYNDDMSGFNFRQEKVPLGVALKTLLKYAQQDTSPAIYIGSTTIDTWLPGFRTGNDLSIPGAEPLASIWIGNRTRIAAHQDVPDNLACVVAGRRRVTLFPPAQLPNLYIGPLDHTPAGQPISLVDFAAPDYARFPRFAQAQQHALSAELGPGDAVLIPSLWWHHMEALEPFNVLVNYWWRQTPAWMDTPMNALMLAIMTVRDLPPDQRANWEDVFRHYVFQPGEATADHIPESARRVLSPLDETQARSLRARLLQRLNR